The Harpia harpyja isolate bHarHar1 chromosome 10, bHarHar1 primary haplotype, whole genome shotgun sequence genome includes a region encoding these proteins:
- the SNCG gene encoding gamma-synuclein, whose product MDVFKKGFSIAKEGVVAAAEKTKQGVTEAAEKTKEGVMYVGTKTKEGVVQSVTSVAEKTKEQANVVGEAVVASVNTVANKTVEGAETIVATTGVVKKEDLAVPQPPEQPGAAGEGDPAASAGGGGEGEN is encoded by the exons ATGGATGTCTTTAAGAAAGGTTTCTCCATTGCTAAGGAAGGTGTGGTGGCTGCTGCAGAAAAGACCAAGCAGGGAGTGACGGAGGCTGCAGAGAAGACTAAAGAAGGGGTGATGTATGTAG GTACCAAAACCAAAGAAGGCGTAGTGCAAAGTGTGACCTCAG TTGCTGAGAAGACCAAAGAGCAGGCCAATGTCGTGGGAGAAGCTGTAGTAGCCAGCGTGAACACGGTGGCAAACAAGACTGTAGAAGGAGCAGAGACCATCGTGGCCACTACAGGAGTTGTAAAAAAG GAGGACCTGGCTGTGCCGCAGCCGCCCGAGCAGCCGGGGGCAGCGGGAGAGGGGGACCCAGCAGCCAGCGCAGGAGGCGGCGGAGAG GGTGAAAATTAA
- the ADIRF gene encoding adipogenesis regulatory factor: protein MSGKSFQGLKEQAEGAAKGAANTLGQAAQDAVNQITDASQKAIDKASKTAQDGVEKATGQAAEAMSGLGKKCGFKK, encoded by the exons ATGTCGGGTAAAAGCTTCCAGGGACTGAAGGAACAGGCTGAAGGTGCAGCAAAAGGTGCTG CAAACACGTTGGGACAGGCTGCTCAGGATGCAGTCAACCAGATTACAGATGCAAGCCAGAAAG CTATTGACAAGGCTTCCAAGACAGCGCAAGATGGGGTAGAAAAAGCAACTGGACAAGCTGCAGAAGCGATGTCTGGCCTTGGGAAAAAGTGTGGATTTAAGAAATGA